TCCACCAGTTCCAGCAGTATCCAATGCACTTGGAAAATTTATGTGTAAAGCGTTTTCTCTCATAGCCTTAGCAAATCCTACTATTTCTTCAATGCTTTCTCCTTTAGTCGCTAATCCCACAAGGAAACCAGCTGTAACAATCTCTGGTATTTCAGCCTTCATAATCTTATTTGCTATATTTCTTGCTTCTTCTTCCATTAAATTTTCTCTTTTAACTACTTTTTTTAATAGGTCAATTGTATTCGTCTAGGATCCCCCTAATAGTTTTAACTAACTGTAAAGCAGAATTAACTCCATTTTTTTCTATTTCTTCAATAAATGCAGTACCTATAGCAACACCGTCAGCACCAGCAGAAAGAGCTTTTCTCATATCATTAAAGTCATTCAATCCAAATCCAACCACTAATTTGTTCTGAACTAAATTCCTTATTCTAACAATTAGAGAATCCACGCTTACTGGGATTAGTACACCAGTTGTAGGCCTAACACCGTAATAAAGAAATAGATCAGACATCTTAGAAGCTGTAATTATTAAATTATCTGGTAGAGAAGGACCAGTAAATAATACAGCTTTTACCCCTTTCTCTTTAATTTTGTTAACGTAATTCTCATAATCGTCAATAAAATCTATTAATAGATCTGGGAATAAAACACCATCAATTCCAATCTCGTGTAATGTAGTCAAAAACGAATCTAAATTAGATAAATAATCTTCAAGATATGTAAGAATAACAATCGGAATGCTCACCCTTTTCCTTACTTCTCTTAATGGAGTAAAATAATCTTTTAACCAAGAAGTAACTGCCTTATAACTTTTCCTAATTACTGGACCGTCATACTTAGCATATTTTGGTGGCAAACCTATTTCCAGTATATCAGTACCTAATTCAACACTCTTCTCTACAAAAGTATAAAAATATTCTAGGTTAGGATATCCTAATGTCATATAAGTAACTAGCATTTTTTTCATTTTTCAACCCTTTTCCTTAT
The nucleotide sequence above comes from Sulfurisphaera javensis. Encoded proteins:
- the trpA gene encoding tryptophan synthase subunit alpha, whose amino-acid sequence is MKKMLVTYMTLGYPNLEYFYTFVEKSVELGTDILEIGLPPKYAKYDGPVIRKSYKAVTSWLKDYFTPLREVRKRVSIPIVILTYLEDYLSNLDSFLTTLHEIGIDGVLFPDLLIDFIDDYENYVNKIKEKGVKAVLFTGPSLPDNLIITASKMSDLFLYYGVRPTTGVLIPVSVDSLIVRIRNLVQNKLVVGFGLNDFNDMRKALSAGADGVAIGTAFIEEIEKNGVNSALQLVKTIRGILDEYN